The Streptomyces sp. NBC_01775 genome includes a region encoding these proteins:
- a CDS encoding M28 family metallopeptidase yields the protein MTRRHQRRAALAASASAALAVTLLTATGAQAGPDGAGAAAEAPDISVADVQQDLKDLQAVAEANGGNRAHGRPGYRASLDHLKEKLDAAGFKTTVQNFTSGGTTGYNLIADWPKGGTGSTVMTGAHLDSVRSGPGINDNGSGSAGILETALAVAKADLAPAKHLRFAWWGAEEQGMVGSRHYVDSLPQSELGKIDAYLNFDMIGSPNAGHFVYNDDASTEAVFKDWFAAKGVETEPSEETAGRSDHASFKDAGVTVGGSFTGAGATKTQAQARKWGGTAGEPYDECYHSACDDTSNIDEKALDLHSDAIAHAVWQLSS from the coding sequence GTGACACGCAGACATCAGCGCCGTGCGGCCCTGGCCGCCTCGGCGAGCGCCGCACTCGCCGTAACCCTCCTGACCGCTACCGGGGCACAGGCCGGCCCCGACGGCGCGGGCGCGGCGGCCGAGGCCCCGGACATATCCGTGGCCGACGTCCAGCAGGACCTCAAGGACCTCCAGGCGGTCGCCGAGGCCAACGGCGGCAACCGCGCGCACGGCCGGCCCGGGTACCGGGCCTCGCTCGACCACCTGAAGGAGAAGCTGGACGCGGCCGGGTTCAAGACCACGGTCCAGAACTTCACCAGCGGCGGCACCACCGGCTACAACCTGATCGCCGACTGGCCCAAGGGCGGCACCGGCAGCACCGTGATGACCGGCGCGCATCTGGACTCGGTGCGCTCGGGGCCCGGCATCAACGACAACGGCTCCGGGTCGGCCGGGATACTGGAGACCGCGCTGGCCGTCGCCAAGGCGGACCTGGCCCCGGCGAAGCATCTGCGCTTCGCGTGGTGGGGCGCAGAGGAGCAGGGCATGGTCGGCTCCCGGCACTACGTCGACAGCCTTCCCCAGAGCGAGTTGGGGAAGATCGACGCGTATCTGAACTTCGACATGATCGGCTCACCCAACGCGGGTCACTTCGTCTACAACGACGACGCCTCCACCGAGGCCGTCTTCAAGGACTGGTTCGCCGCCAAGGGCGTGGAGACGGAGCCCTCCGAGGAGACGGCCGGGCGCAGCGACCACGCCTCGTTCAAGGACGCGGGTGTCACCGTCGGCGGCAGCTTCACCGGCGCCGGGGCCACCAAGACCCAGGCACAGGCGCGCAAGTGGGGCGGCACGGCGGGCGAGCCGTACGACGAGTGCTACCACTCGGCCTGCGACGACACCTCGAACATCGACGAGAAGGCGTTGGACCTGCACAGCGACGCGATCGCGCACGCGGTCTGGCAGCTCAGCTCCTGA
- a CDS encoding urease subunit gamma has protein sequence MQLTPHEQERLLIHVAADVAQRRKDRGLRLNHPEAIALITAHVLEGARDGRTVAELMNSGRTVLTRDDVMDGIPGMIHDVQVEATFPDGTKLVTVHEPIA, from the coding sequence ATGCAATTGACCCCGCACGAGCAGGAACGGCTGCTCATTCACGTGGCGGCCGATGTGGCACAGCGGCGCAAGGACCGAGGGCTGCGCCTCAATCACCCCGAGGCCATCGCGCTGATCACCGCGCACGTCCTGGAGGGCGCCCGCGACGGGCGCACCGTCGCCGAGCTGATGAACTCGGGGCGCACGGTCCTCACCCGCGACGACGTCATGGACGGCATCCCCGGGATGATCCACGACGTCCAGGTCGAGGCCACCTTCCCCGACGGCACCAAGCTCGTCACCGTCCACGAGCCCATAGCCTGA
- a CDS encoding type II toxin-antitoxin system Phd/YefM family antitoxin, which translates to MAYEIPVTQARAELADLINRVVYGGERVVVTRHGKPLVGLVSAADLERLDAMEEQEQDAVISTVSGVRELDSAAGERERRRFGIAAEHRGPAAGDRRPGRES; encoded by the coding sequence ATGGCTTACGAGATTCCGGTGACGCAAGCCCGGGCCGAGCTGGCCGACCTGATCAACCGCGTCGTCTACGGAGGCGAGCGCGTGGTGGTGACCCGCCACGGCAAGCCGCTCGTGGGGCTCGTATCCGCCGCTGACCTGGAGCGACTCGACGCGATGGAGGAGCAGGAACAGGACGCGGTCATCAGCACCGTCTCCGGTGTCCGCGAGCTGGACTCCGCTGCGGGCGAACGGGAGCGCCGGCGTTTCGGCATCGCCGCGGAACACCGCGGCCCGGCCGCGGGTGACCGGCGGCCGGGCCGGGAAAGCTGA
- a CDS encoding urease subunit alpha, producing the protein MLELSRAAYADLFGPTTGDRVRLADTSLVVEIEQDLSGGPGRSGDEAVFGGGKVIRESMGQGSVTRAEGAPDTVITGALVLDHWGVVKADVGIRDGRIAALGKAGNPDTMDGVHPDLVIGPETEIIAGNGKILTAGAIDAHVHFVCPQIADEALASGITTLVGGGTGPAEGSKATTVTPGAWHTARTLEGMEGLPVNVGLLGKGNTVSRDAMLAQLRGGAVGFKIHEDWGATPAAIDACLSVCDETGAQVAIHTDTLNEAGFVGDTLAAIAGRGIHAYHTEGAGGGHAPDIITVVSEPNVLPSSTNPTRPHTVNTIEEHLDMLMVCHHLNPAVPEDLAFAESRIRPGTIAAEDTLHDLGAISIISSDSQAMGRVGEVVLRTWQTAHVMKERYGALAGDGRADNLRARRYVAKYTINPAVAQGMDDEIGSVEPGKLADVVLWNPAFFGVKPLTVIKGGQIAYAQMGDANASIPTPQPVLPRPMFGAKGRAPGANSVNFVTPTALHDGLAERLALTKRFVPIRDTRPVTKADMRRNDARPDVRVDPDTFTVTIDGTPVEPAPAAELPMAQRYFLF; encoded by the coding sequence ATGCTTGAGCTCTCCCGCGCCGCCTACGCCGACCTGTTCGGGCCCACCACCGGCGACCGCGTCCGGCTCGCGGACACCTCACTCGTCGTCGAGATCGAGCAGGACCTGTCCGGCGGGCCCGGCCGCTCCGGCGACGAAGCGGTCTTCGGGGGCGGCAAGGTCATCCGCGAGTCCATGGGCCAGGGGTCGGTCACCCGCGCCGAAGGCGCCCCCGACACCGTCATCACCGGCGCGCTCGTCCTCGACCACTGGGGCGTGGTCAAGGCCGACGTCGGCATACGCGACGGCCGCATCGCCGCGCTCGGCAAGGCCGGCAACCCCGACACCATGGACGGCGTCCACCCCGACCTGGTGATCGGTCCCGAGACGGAGATCATCGCGGGCAACGGCAAGATCCTCACCGCCGGCGCCATCGACGCACATGTCCACTTCGTCTGCCCGCAGATCGCCGACGAAGCCCTCGCCTCGGGCATCACCACCCTCGTCGGCGGCGGCACCGGCCCGGCCGAGGGCTCCAAGGCCACCACCGTCACCCCCGGCGCCTGGCACACGGCCCGCACCCTGGAGGGTATGGAGGGCCTGCCGGTCAACGTCGGCCTGCTCGGCAAGGGCAACACCGTCTCCCGCGACGCGATGCTCGCCCAACTGCGCGGCGGCGCCGTCGGATTCAAGATCCACGAGGACTGGGGCGCCACACCGGCGGCCATCGACGCCTGTCTGTCCGTCTGCGACGAGACCGGCGCCCAGGTCGCCATCCACACCGACACCCTCAACGAGGCCGGGTTCGTCGGCGACACCCTCGCCGCGATCGCCGGACGGGGTATCCACGCCTACCACACCGAGGGTGCGGGCGGCGGGCACGCGCCCGACATCATCACCGTCGTCAGCGAGCCGAACGTCCTTCCCTCGTCCACCAACCCGACGCGGCCCCACACCGTCAACACCATCGAGGAACACCTCGACATGCTGATGGTCTGCCACCACCTCAACCCGGCCGTGCCGGAGGACCTGGCCTTCGCGGAATCCCGTATCCGGCCCGGCACCATCGCGGCCGAGGACACCCTGCACGACCTCGGCGCCATCTCGATCATCTCCTCCGACTCGCAGGCCATGGGGCGCGTCGGTGAAGTGGTCCTGCGCACCTGGCAGACCGCGCACGTGATGAAGGAGCGGTACGGCGCCCTCGCGGGCGACGGGCGCGCCGACAACCTGCGGGCACGTCGCTATGTCGCCAAATACACCATCAACCCCGCCGTCGCGCAGGGCATGGACGACGAGATCGGCTCGGTGGAGCCCGGCAAGCTCGCCGACGTCGTGCTGTGGAATCCCGCGTTCTTCGGCGTCAAGCCGCTGACCGTCATCAAGGGCGGACAGATCGCCTACGCGCAGATGGGCGACGCCAACGCGTCCATCCCCACCCCGCAGCCGGTCCTGCCCCGCCCCATGTTCGGCGCCAAGGGCCGTGCGCCCGGCGCCAACTCGGTCAACTTCGTGACGCCGACCGCGCTCCACGACGGCCTCGCGGAGCGGCTGGCCCTCACCAAGCGGTTCGTCCCCATCCGCGACACCCGGCCCGTCACCAAGGCGGACATGCGGCGCAATGACGCCCGCCCCGATGTGCGGGTCGACCCCGACACCTTCACCGTCACGATCGACGGGACGCCGGTCGAACCGGCGCCGGCCGCCGAACTGCCCATGGCTCAGCGGTACTTCTTGTTCTGA
- a CDS encoding ATP-dependent Clp protease proteolytic subunit: MRNQPTARYVLPEFTERTSSGLRTMDPYSKLMEERIVFLGTQIDDTSANDVMAQFIHLEHSAPDQDISLYINSPGGSFTAMTAIYDTMRFVSCDIETVCLGQAASAASVLLAAGTPGKRLALPGARILIHQPSLNEPVQGQADDLEIQAREMLRTREMLEELYERHTGQPRNKVSADIERDKIFDAEQAIAYGLIDRITTSRKRTASPTRG, encoded by the coding sequence ATGCGGAATCAGCCGACAGCCCGCTACGTCCTGCCCGAGTTCACGGAGCGCACGAGCAGCGGCCTGCGCACGATGGATCCGTACTCGAAGCTCATGGAGGAGCGGATCGTCTTCCTGGGCACCCAGATCGACGACACCTCGGCCAACGACGTCATGGCGCAGTTCATCCACCTCGAACACAGCGCGCCCGACCAGGACATCTCGCTCTACATCAACTCCCCCGGCGGCTCGTTCACGGCCATGACCGCGATCTACGACACGATGCGGTTCGTCTCCTGCGACATCGAGACGGTGTGCCTGGGCCAGGCGGCCTCGGCCGCCTCCGTGCTGCTGGCAGCGGGCACCCCGGGCAAGCGGCTCGCGCTGCCGGGGGCGCGCATCCTCATCCACCAGCCCTCGCTCAACGAGCCGGTGCAAGGTCAGGCGGACGACCTGGAGATCCAGGCCCGGGAGATGCTGCGCACCCGCGAGATGCTGGAGGAGCTGTACGAGCGGCACACCGGTCAGCCCAGGAACAAGGTCAGCGCGGACATCGAGCGTGACAAGATCTTCGATGCCGAACAGGCCATCGCCTACGGGCTGATCGACCGGATCACCACCAGCCGCAAGCGCACCGCGTCCCCCACGCGCGGCTGA
- a CDS encoding urease subunit beta has translation MIPGEILYAEEPVPVNEGAEVTRLTVLNAADRPVQVGSHYHFAEANPGLEFDREAAHGKRLDIAAGTAVRFEPGIPVDVALVPISGRRVVAGLRSATGGPLDA, from the coding sequence GTGATTCCCGGAGAGATCCTCTACGCCGAGGAGCCCGTGCCCGTCAACGAGGGCGCCGAAGTGACCCGGCTGACCGTGCTCAACGCCGCCGACCGGCCCGTCCAGGTCGGCTCCCACTACCACTTCGCCGAGGCCAATCCCGGCCTCGAGTTCGACCGGGAGGCCGCACACGGCAAGCGCCTCGACATCGCGGCGGGCACCGCCGTGCGCTTCGAGCCCGGCATCCCCGTCGACGTCGCTCTCGTGCCCATCAGCGGCAGGCGCGTGGTCGCCGGGCTCCGCTCCGCCACAGGAGGCCCCCTCGATGCTTGA
- a CDS encoding ABC transporter permease — protein MSAAPSPRPASRGPLILALGVPLLIAFALWAFAWPAARTAPRDLPLGVAGPPAAAERVADQLRQREGAFELHRYADEDRAREAIREREVYGAVVATPSGPATLTASAASPVVAQFLQQAAAKAAPHGTPPPTTDVVAAPPGDPRGAALSASVLPLAIAGVATGALVTILRLRGTRGVAGLLGTAALAGLVATAVADSWLGVLAGDWWAEAASVGLTVLAVSAFVAGLGTLLGVRGIAVGALVAVLLGNPFSGVSSAPEMLPEPVGMLGQWLPPGAGGTLLRNVAFFDGHAVDAPVLVLTLWAVLGLLAVTVGGLRAEGARARPAERAPEPVAVG, from the coding sequence ATGTCCGCAGCCCCCTCCCCCCGCCCCGCCTCGCGGGGTCCGCTCATCCTCGCCCTCGGGGTGCCCCTGCTCATCGCGTTCGCCCTGTGGGCGTTCGCCTGGCCCGCCGCGCGCACCGCCCCCCGCGACCTGCCGCTGGGCGTCGCGGGACCGCCGGCCGCCGCCGAGCGCGTCGCGGACCAACTGCGGCAGCGGGAAGGGGCGTTCGAGCTGCACCGCTACGCCGACGAGGACCGCGCCCGCGAAGCGATCCGCGAGCGCGAGGTCTACGGCGCCGTGGTCGCCACCCCCTCGGGCCCCGCGACGCTGACGGCGAGCGCGGCGAGCCCCGTGGTCGCCCAGTTCCTCCAGCAGGCAGCGGCGAAGGCGGCGCCGCACGGCACCCCGCCGCCGACAACGGACGTGGTCGCCGCTCCCCCGGGCGACCCGAGGGGCGCGGCGCTGAGCGCCAGCGTGCTCCCGCTGGCGATCGCCGGGGTCGCGACCGGCGCGCTGGTGACGATACTGCGGCTGCGCGGGACCCGTGGCGTGGCCGGGCTGCTGGGCACGGCGGCCCTTGCGGGTCTGGTGGCGACGGCTGTCGCGGACAGCTGGCTGGGGGTGCTGGCCGGCGACTGGTGGGCGGAGGCCGCCTCGGTGGGGCTGACCGTCCTGGCGGTGAGCGCCTTCGTCGCGGGGCTGGGTACCTTGCTGGGCGTCCGGGGCATCGCCGTGGGGGCGCTGGTGGCGGTGCTGCTGGGCAACCCCTTCTCCGGCGTTTCCTCGGCACCGGAGATGCTGCCGGAGCCAGTGGGCATGCTCGGCCAGTGGCTGCCACCGGGCGCCGGGGGAACCTTGTTGCGGAACGTCGCCTTCTTCGACGGCCACGCGGTGGACGCTCCCGTGCTGGTGCTGACCCTCTGGGCCGTCCTCGGTCTGCTGGCGGTGACGGTGGGCGGGCTGCGCGCCGAGGGAGCACGCGCGAGGCCGGCGGAACGGGCGCCGGAGCCGGTGGCGGTGGGCTGA
- a CDS encoding TetR/AcrR family transcriptional regulator, whose translation MARVSPEHLEARRRQILDGARRSFLHNGFHATSMQDVLKETGLSAGAVYRYFRSKEEIVAVVAVEALDTIRASFDRAVAAEVPLRPDELFTEVFGRLEQSMGVGEDRRELPRLLLQVWGEALRNPELGEVVAEAYAHLGVQWARVVEEYQAQGWVDPEADTVHVARALIGSVQGYFVQQALFGGFTPEEFAKGLRALVSMSLPDARGQEAGPVDSTGRVNSTETARP comes from the coding sequence ATGGCCCGCGTATCTCCCGAGCACCTCGAAGCCCGCCGTCGTCAGATCCTCGACGGTGCCCGTCGCTCGTTCCTGCACAACGGCTTCCACGCCACGTCCATGCAGGACGTGCTCAAGGAGACGGGGCTGTCCGCAGGCGCTGTCTACCGCTACTTCCGCAGCAAGGAGGAGATCGTCGCGGTCGTCGCCGTAGAGGCACTGGACACCATCCGGGCCTCCTTCGACCGGGCCGTCGCAGCCGAGGTGCCGCTCCGGCCCGACGAGCTGTTCACCGAGGTCTTCGGCAGGCTCGAGCAGTCCATGGGGGTGGGTGAGGACCGGAGGGAGCTGCCCCGGCTGCTCCTCCAGGTGTGGGGCGAGGCGTTGCGCAACCCGGAGCTGGGCGAGGTCGTCGCCGAGGCGTACGCGCACCTGGGTGTCCAGTGGGCCCGGGTCGTCGAGGAGTACCAGGCGCAGGGCTGGGTCGACCCGGAGGCCGACACCGTGCATGTGGCCCGCGCCCTGATCGGCTCCGTGCAGGGCTACTTCGTACAGCAGGCACTCTTCGGCGGGTTCACACCCGAGGAGTTCGCCAAGGGTCTGCGTGCGCTGGTGTCGATGTCGCTGCCCGACGCCCGCGGTCAGGAGGCGGGCCCGGTCGACTCCACCGGCCGTGTTAACTCCACCGAAACGGCACGGCCTTAA